The genomic window GTTGCTTGGGATCCTATTGGCTCTTTTATAGCAAGTCAATCTGACGATAAAACTGTAATTATTTGGCGAACTAGTGATTGGAGTCTTGCACATAGGACAGATGGTCACTGGTCAAAATCAGTAAGTTTCTTATTTTCCGGATTTAATTGGTATGCATTGCCAGTGCAAAAAAGTTTTACATATGCATCTGATTACATTTCATCATTGTGCCATTTTACTATGCTAGTTCATGAAATATCTCCGCAATTATCTATGTAGTAAGATATGAATGTGATTTTATGCGTatgtaaaacttttttatacTGACAATGCAAACCAACTaagctatatttataattgttcTTCATCCAATTTAACTTTCTATTTCCTAATCaatatttcctttttttcaGCTCGGATCAACCTTTTTCAGACGGCTTGGGTGGTCTCCTTGTGGTCATTTCATTACCACTACTCATGGTTTTAAGAAGCCGAGGCATTCTGCTCCTGTTCTTGAGAGAGGCGAATGGTCTGCAACATTTGATTTCTTAGGACACAATGCTCCAATCATTGTGGTGAAGTTCAATcattttatgtttaaaaagagTTCCTCTAATTCTCAGGAAGCGAAGCCTGAACCTGTCGGGTGGAGCAACGGTGCTTCCAAGACAGGATCCAAAGAACCACAGCCTTACAATGTTATCGCCATCGGAAGTCAGGATCGGACTATAACAGTGTGGACTACTGCTAGTCCCCGTCCTCTATTTGTTGCCAAGCATTTTTTTACTCAAAGCGTTGTGGATTTATCCTggtaaacaacttttttttaatacataagactcaattaaacattttttacaaaaaaaagactCGGTTTAGTGCGTTGCGTTCATTTTATAGTTTTATTActttttgaaaagaaataattaaaagaacgcCGGTTATCCACATTTCGAGGTAATCACCAAGAATACGAATAACCAGAGTACCGGAGAGCCACATGACAAACcgatcctttttcattctatttttaaaaaaaagacaacGCTTTTTATCACATAAATAACTTAACAAAAGAGATAAACTATTCTAACAtactaaaccctaaaaaaaaaacaatctaaCATATTTCCACCTTTTAtactaaaagaaataaaaatacgaaagataaaacactaaaaaaggataaaaacacattttttaggTCGGGGGGGGTGTAAATAGCGGATCTGGGGGTGAAGTAACAACACTGCAACACCAAGCCCAGGCCCAACgcgtccaaaaaaaaaaaacagaaacagaACAAAAACGATCCAACGTGTCATCAGGATCAGGGTGCACGATAGGCTTCACAGATCTAGGCCTTCTGATTCATCAGACGGCttggattttaaaataatcaaacagATCTCAGCCTTTCACCAGATCCAACAGACCTGTTTTAAACTTGGGAGGGAGCCAATGACGTGCTGacacgtcatcgtcttcaacctccCCTCCTTCTTCTTCACGTGAAAGCAACAACAAGAAGCCATGAAAGCTTCATCGAAGCTCACGGcttcaacaacatcatcaaaaCTTTGccgaaaattaaaattttatataccgtTTTGCTCGTTTTTTCGCACTGGTCATTAATCTATGCTTAGATTTCACAGTGGaggcttatattttgaaaaaaacgGAACAACAACTTGAGAActcaaaaaaccaaaatatgatTTAAGCAAGCTTAAGCAAAATTAACGAATGGAAAAGCTTCAGTGGGTgttcatgagtaaaaaacattTAGAAACCTACTTGTTTTGAGCTTTGTATCAGTGGGTTTGTTAACCCCTTTTTCTTGGCAATTTTGGAGTTTTGGGTAGGCTTTTCTGGACGGTTTTCTTTCGTTTTTCCTTGTGTGTTTCGCTCCTGGTATGTGTTAGAAGATATTAgtgaaagaaaattgaagtttGAGGGTGGTTTGAATGGATTTCGAAAATTTGGAAAAGTGGTGAAAAGATGagttttttggttatttttctgTCTCTGTGTTCCTCCAAAATCGCCTCCTTTTTGCTCTGAAATGTTGCCTCTACTTATACtagaaaattagggtttgagTGGCCAAGAAGGGAAGGAAAAGCTCCACCTTTAATCAATGGTGAAGCCTTGATCAAAATAgggaaaaagttaaaatttgtaAGCTTGAAATAAGGGTAGTGGAGGGAGTGTGATGCGTGCTTGCTGTGCTGTTTCACGTGAAGcccttttttcttttattcttttgatttttttttataatagtaataagtgaaaaatagaaaaataattgtaaaaagagggtaggacaaaattagggtatgacagagttttgagtgcatgcatcatgaatatttagggatattggcttgtccaataaagaaggatatcgaactatatttgtttgataaagacggatatcggaggtgaaatactctgataaagacgatggtaccacatgcattagaggtgtctagaggacataacatgaatgtgaagcattagattgcattagggattatgtgtgcattttataataaatgatgtttgacacatacttggtaaatgttgattgttaatccgtatgtgaggagcagagtccgtcatgactataaaatgaacaacgcagggtccgtcatgaccataatctgaacaatgtatttgttgatgttttggtattgtccgagacgacgtgaaactatatgtttggtgtattttgtggatgtttgattaggtgataaatgaagtatatgcatgatatatgaatatgcatgaatggtggtgatgtatatgtataatgtatgattatgcatgtttttatgaagaagtgtttaagtaccatttacttacacttgtataatttgagtatgttatctaactctcttttatgtgttatgtgctggaccgttgggggtccagatttacaagttttgtggtattcgatgtcgagtcatcggtgaagctctgctctgattgtgacacggggaaaaggggttttatatgtatatagaatctccttatctaggttgttttgtatagctaataaatacattagttgatttaacatttgtataaacaagtatttttactaattaacaacattagtattattttggtagaggagtgtaatactcgaaccgacattcaataaattaaatgtgattttccgttgtgtattttgaaaaagattttactaaggaagaaatatataaataatgggtttgggtgttacaattggtttcagagccccgttgtcttcggactgtgtgggttatgtgtcgatcagagcaggtctgtgcagtcagaccaagtgagtattgtgtgtcagtcgcgGTTGTCTAacatttttgttgtgtttgttttgtgaaatcacttatgttgtttatttaggaactatgagtgatgtgaattgcattaattattcgttctttttgtgagtaatggtgtgagtgctatactcctatgtttataatagttgtatatgcgtagagtttaacctttttgtagtttaaacttgatggattgatgcttatttgctaattgttgatgatccggcatgatgtaaaactgcatgtgacgatccggcatgatataaaactgcatgtggtaatgatttgaaataattttaaaaactaatattatttcttgaagatgttggtgaaaatatagagttattttcttttgggtgagtgaaaattaattttcaaaatggtgagaagagtaggatattaatgtgtcctggtatgtgtttgttatatgtttgtttataacatgtgctagatgattactaggcatttgaattgctatgcgttttatgagtaaaaacatgaagatctcataaccctatgttgtaattgtgatgcatgattctaattgtgctttcaagtctataatgatgttatatgcttgatgttttggattttgtggattagtgagtcgagaaaacgagagtttagtgagcgtaagttcaaaaccgtagcagagcacccagatttttggatgtgctcgctaggcgaagaatgaacctcgctgagtctcgctaagtcttgctaattcctgtgaatgtttttgacttgtctcgccgggagctcgctagcttttgctaagcgagggagccagacaagaaatttattttgttgacgtcttgttctgagttgattgaatgtgagtatgaattattgctatgcaatgttcatttttcttatgttgttttgatttcctaactttgagaagtgagggaagtataggttacttagatgcttgcatgattttgtgtaagtgtttaggtatcgtgggttaggttttgtcccttgtatgcgacatgcgtgtaaacgatgtcgatactagtttcttcttttgagAAGAatatcactactagaaaaaaatcAATCTGGGACGGAAATTTCCGTCGCGTAACAGTTGAAATTTCCGTCCCAATTCATATCTGGGACAGAATTTGTGACAAAATTATTTTGTCGCAATTAGCGCGTCGCAAATTCATTGGCACGGAAAATTACGTTCCGTCACAATTTAGGGACGGAATCTGGGACGAAATATAATAAATTGTTTGGCCAACCATATTTATTCCGTCCCAATATTGCGACAGAATGATTTAATTCCGTCTCAACAAAGTGACCGAATATTCACATTCCGTCCCCACAGcatatttttgtgttttccaATCCTGTGACAGAATATTTACTTTCCGtccctatttatttatttttattttattttatttcttttttaacaaataaaatgtATTCATATAAATAATGCACATTAAattgtatcatcaatttttaatttaaatattcatATCGAACTAGAAATTCATATCTGCAAGCAAATGTTCCATAATAAACATAGCATATAAGTATCTCcatataacaacaaaatatcaaaattttatcACTACATCCAAAAGGTTAATGTTCTAACAACTTAGAATTGTCTACAAAAATCAAACTCTATAATTTAAATTCTACATTCCAAAGTCATTAATATTACTCATTGACATTTGTACCATCATTTGAATTGCTTCCACGAGTTCCATTACCAACAGAACGATCATCTTCATCTAAATCCATTAAATCCAAATCTATATTTGCATGTTTAGCAAATACGGcaaacattttatttgaatatcTATTTGATTTAGATGTTGAGCCACGGGTGAGGATGCGTCCATCCAAACTAAGTCCATATACTATACCCTTTGCATTTCTTCCTCCAACAACTCAATCATTAGTGTATCATAATCAATTGGCTTCAGTTGAGTAGCAGCACTCTCATTATTACAAGACTCAGAAGGTTGAGGTTGAGACTCAACTTGTGAACATAGATTTACAAAGTTATCctaggaaaaaaataaacaaagataAACATGTAATGAAGTTAGAGACGCATAACAAACAGATAACAAAAAGATAAGTAATGCCCCAAAAGTACAATAAACATACACATTATATACAAGACAAGAAAAGGGAACCATACAAGCCTCCTCAATCAATAATTACCCCAAGGCCAAAACAAAGACCACAACTCTACAAATACATCACAATTGGTAAAACTAAGATGGCAGCTTTATCAAAGGCATATATACGTGTTAAAGGCATCTGAGATATGTTCAATTGAAAGGTCTCACTTAAGCATAAAAACCCCttagtaaaataattttcaagGAAACCATTATGTACAGGTAATAACACTTTCTTCCTAGATACACATAAACAGGGGAACAAGTTTTATTCATCAATCGACACTcatgaaacaaacaattttATTCACCAATTGACACTCGTGCAAGAACAGCAAGAACGGAAACACGGGACCAACTGTCAAAGCTATCTCTAGACATACATGTGCAGCAATCTTTTATTATTAAGGACACAATCACAACAAAGAAAAGGCCACACAATTGCAGCAAATAAAGTCAAGGCTTTTTTTCTACTTTCACaaatcaagaaaaaataatgGACAGAAAACTTGATACTCACATATGCATCACTTGATCTCTTATCCACAAAGGTTTGTGTCCCCTTCCTAGtgtgacatttttttaatacttcaCCCTTGTGTGGAATTCTTCCTAAGCTCTTATTCTGCAATTGTTTAGAGGGCACACATATGCTAAGTATATTATAATAAACCTAGTTAACATATTATCACAAGTAAAATATAACTTACCAATTCAAGTTCATGTTTTAATTGATTCTTTGACCCTTGGGTGTGCAATGAACCTCCATCCCTGGACAGCAAAAAATGCAGGCTTACAGCAGATAGCAAAAAACCAGAAAAACAGGGCTAAAGCAGCAAAAACACAAATAGACCATCACTAATTAGCTAACTATATATGTCTCATTCATGTTAGTTCCCATTCATTAGTTCGTGATTCATATGGAATGGGAATTAACATCAAGCTAATTACACTAATTAGCTAACTATATGTTAATTTCTCTTGGTTGGTTTTGGATTAACATGGAAATTACATTAATTAGCTAACTCTATAAAACAAATGCTCTCTAGTCCAAATCTCTTAACCACAATGGTTTGCCATCTACCTATCCTTAAAATCATGCCCTAACACAACCATTACTACATGAGAATTATATAATCCATTGTATTGTGAAcctaatttcaattaaaaatatatctAATCAGTTATGAAACAGAAAGAATCATATCAAAGGGAAATATATTGAATAAAATCGTCATATAAATTTAACAAACAATCAAATCCCAAAATTGAAATAGCAAGACAAGAGtttcaatatatataaacaaatctAAACATCAACATGACATAATAATCAAGGAAGTGTGAACTACATATGCATATAAAGTGGGTAAATAAGACTGAATAATAGAGTAAAAATAACAATGTGAAAATGATAACTAAAAAGATATTTACATAGTCAAGGATAACGATGTGAGTTGTGAACTAACTAAAAGTGCCAAATTATTACTTCAACAGATAAAGGGGTCGATAAATTTCATGAAATGGAGAAGACTGAGAAAGTGTCGGAGAAAAGGGGGTGAGAAATTTCATACCGATTGAAAAGAGACGGTGGTAACTGGTGTTGATATGAGACGAGACGAGAGAGAGACGGTGGTGAAGAGAAGAGACGGTGGTGACTGTGTTGAGAGGAGAGACGAGAGAGACGGTGATGCGGTGGTGACTGTGGTTAGGGTTCTTTCATCTTGTGCGATTTCTTTCTCTGCTTTTGATAGTGCGTTAGTTCTTTCAATTGATTTTAGGGATTTGCCTCAAAagtcaaaaatattaaacttaatcttctttttttttcttttttttataaggaacttaataatttttgaaacaataataaaattatcaaatatattttaattgtttttttttttacaattagaTTAATTTATAGTgtaccctaaaaaaaaattactttattcataaaacttttttttaccttgtcaaaaaaaaaattattataaaaaaatataatccatTTTATTTCACTAAATGGCACCAGTTTTCCCCCCTTTTATTTCACTAATTTTTTGGAATAAGGTTGAGCGGGAAATACAAATTTCATCCCAATCTtgtgacagaaagttgaatccGTTCCAATATAGTGACAGAATATAGATTTCGTCCCAACcagataaataaagttttaataAAACACGTGCGACAGAAATGCGTCGCAAATTCCGTCCCCATTTGATTAGTTTGGGACAGAATTTAATTCCGTCACAAATTTCCGTcccaatttcatttttttctagtagtgtatgtttagagacgatagaaccgttaggtgtgagcaccggaagttctagtggaagagtacgagtgagtttgagataagtgggggagaaggttatatccctccgagatgttttgAATGTGAGAAGAttggatgagtagagatgttcttgaagcggaatattcaggaatagGTGACGTTGTTTGAAGTGGAACGAATgggagcaacaagttgtgagaaactactagaagagaagttgtcgggccaagtgtttcgccgtggggcgttagtgagattggttaagtaagATGAAGAGCATTCGGGACGATCAaggatcgtgtgttgcactagaAGTATGGACATATGATTTGTGTGGAGCGAAGTTGAAGTACCTATTCGATCAGAAGAAGTTGAATATGtagaagagggagtgattaggattcttgagaggtgatgattttgaagtaagttgtcatccaaggggatcggatgttgtaccggatgttggagtaagaagttttacgtgagtcgtgcatatggtagtatgttgaattggttgaacaagtcggagttctaagtctagtgtgcgaggtgatttctagaagaggtttgagaaacttagagaaagagatgtgaagattagtgaactgttggtgttaattaattgatgaagggaagtaggttttaaagtagatgagaatggaattgagaaatatcataataggattggtatgtttgttgaatcgctggaagtgaggattgtatgagtagtcgagtttattcgaagatggaagtaggataacaattcgaaagattttgtgagaggcttgccgaagaaagggtaattggatttggataatgacagggcaatttgtgtcgaagttgaatgagatcctagaagtggagatgaagctaaaagagaggtattatttttgaatgatgaagaataagaaagttcgCCGTTAAAGAACGTGTTGAGAGTGAgtaataggaggtcatgttggaagtgacttgtgttaggtgagagtttgcaaaaaggattaccgcacatatgagtagatgttgtgtttgagcacatatagtaaggagttgaaggtgatgcctaaggtaagtgtcagagagcatttggtagtgcccacaagataagagtgagtaagtatttgctaaggaatttggattcatggaatggaagagtcggtagagactagttttgttagatgcatcgtggatgttgatgaggtatggtcacaatcggtgacaatgaagtaaaggattttaaattgtttcatcatggatgatgaaacggtagtgacttggtgcataacttaaaatgtatttggacgagaattttggaaattttctagagatgtcatattgggattagacaaggagtcatgagtaagaatactaagacaaaggttgattagaatttaatggatgggattagatcgtatgacgagtatttggagctttgtggatttaattcgatgagtgaataaacggagaagagtatgcttgttgcaatgcaagatgatggggaacatggatagatggagtgtgagagaattgaagatgttgttggaatcaacgagatagaggttatgattgtttggagaaccaattttaggcggtagcctaattttgaagtagcgaattgctaagggattaaggagaagtggtattggaaaatgtttgcgttaaggaatgcaaatattggttgagagattacttgggaacagagtagtcgtattggattcgactcaatgtgagaaaaggaatttgacggttagagacggtagtttttagcatgtgtcaatgaagtttgagaatgttggtcatcaagtgattgttggaattgaactatcaagtgataagttggaataagattcgaatatgaataagtgatgtaacacggttaagtgattcatgagggaatcagagaattatggagttgtggaagtattccacggaagtatctttcggagagttcgattggttatacctgttttggggtagagttgtgagtaccgtagaatgtgaatctatggatgtttcgtgcggagtggaccttttagcggtttgataagactgttttgtgccgatatcatgattgttgaatatttatcgacaaattgaggaactggccgtccttgatctcttgttgataaatggacaaaaattgtgttggatgggataaactaattttgtcaaacttagtaatgtgtagcgttttgaacgtttcgttggagggtcggatacaggagttatccggagttgttttagtagcgtaattttcgagggcgaaaatcctttaagtaggggagagttgtaacgacccaattttcgtattattatttttatgtgttaaaatattttatttaacgtggcattttaattaagttaataactagggttatttatcgaatactttagttattaagcgagtagagttaGTTaatgtgttattgggccaagccaattgggcttgaggcccaatgggccttgtgtgaggtgtgtgtggcgccatatggccatgagggaagagagaattcattattctcttttgttcttgtgtgttcttgagagaggaagagagcttgggagctagagcaaggggagagctagggattcgagatcttcgtcgtgttttcttcgaattcaggtaagagagtagatttcatattcgtgggtgatccgaggaaggggagaatgtcgatttctcctcacccgaacttcctccaccccattttcgttttagttgtgaatggattttcttaatggaaatcgattccaaggttcataacatgtttaacatgctcttatcatgatgtatgaacgaatctaatggttaaaaatgagatttataaaggattaaactcaagaacattgtgttcttgagtgttttgagtaaaagtgttcaatctttactttttcgatgtttatgatgtagatctgagaaatgaattgtccttttgtgtttagatatgcttgttatgcttgaatacaaactcttttggggtttataacatgaaaaatgggatttttgggcgtttttgtgtagaaaacgcatgtttttccgcctcaggcacaataatttccgcctgaaacggaagaacagtgagcagccaacctttcaaatgtttctgcgcctcaaacgtaaacttttgcgcctcaggcgtaaacttccgcctcaaacgtaaatatttccgccccaggcggaaatgctgcagatttcaccattttttcatctgctatcttcctttgcatgtattttcaatcagtgtcttattcttacatgattgttgatgcttgttgatgcttataacgattgttaatcatgtatgaagtataaatgaagtatattaaggtgttaatcaacttaataaagaaggatattagaattatgttattctaataaagacggatattaaggtattgattatcttaataaagacggacgttggatagtgttccacgttattgttgacgggctatatgccaaaattgttgatgaatatattcatgagttttgagtgcatgcatcatgaatatttagggatattggcttgtccaata from Trifolium pratense cultivar HEN17-A07 linkage group LG1, ARS_RC_1.1, whole genome shotgun sequence includes these protein-coding regions:
- the LOC123906360 gene encoding protein HIRA-like, yielding MKSVSTDMENYDPSDRLLATLRDHFGSVNCVRWAKHGRFVASGSDDQAILIHERKPGSGTTEFGSGEPPDIENWKVVMTLRGHSADVVDLNWSPDDSSLASGSLDNTIHVWNMSNGICTAVLRGHSSLVKGVAWDPIGSFIASQSDDKTVIIWRTSDWSLAHRTDGHWSKSLGSTFFRRLGWSPCGHFITTTHGFKKPRHSAPVLERGEWSATFDFLGHNAPIIVVKFNHFMFKKSSSNSQEAKPEPVGWSNGASKTGSKEPQPYNVIAIGSQDRTITVWTTASPRPLFVAKHFFTQSVVDLSW